The sequence ATAATcattgatggaaaaaaaaacttatcacTAGTTATCCTTACAAGGTGATGATTGGCAATGTCGATGTACCAAAATCATCTGGTGGTTGGAAGGAATACTCGAATCAGCTCTCTCGCAGTCACCTTTTTCCTACAAGTAGGGCACTTGCCTTGCTTAGATATCGCCATCTTTATACATCCCTTGCAGAAGATGTGGCCGCATTTGGTTGACATCTCCTCAGTAAACGGACACATACATATTGGACATGAAAATTTAGGCTCCTctggcggaggaggaggaggagccatTGAGGTGTCAGGGACATTCTCACAGTCGATAACAGGTTGATTAGGAGGAACCCTTCTCCGTTTGTTAGTCGTACCACCTGCACTTACCCGTAACCAAGTAAGAAACAAGCACAAGAGTGTAAAGTTCAAAGCTTTTCATTAACTCACCTGACTCTACACCAACCGTCAAACGCCTCCGACGTGAACCTGTTAATTTGCTTATAGCCTGGCATCAAAAACAAAACCGGTTAACCTTCTTACACAAACACAGCCGAACCATCATGAAAAAGGATTACTTACTTCAGCAAAATCACTAGCGGATGATTCAACAACATCATCTTCAATAGCATCGACATCAATCATTTCCGGAACAGGCTGAGAAGAAGGTAAAAGCCTCGCTTGAAGGTTACCACCAGGAGCAAAGGTCCCTTCTTGATCTCTGGGCGCCACATTAAGATCAAACGACGTTTTCCTCAGTCGAATGCCACGTGTTGCTCTCAACTCTTGTGCGTTCATCTTACCTGTTAAGTGTCAAAAGGATTCAACTTTACACACTCTATCGATGCTATCAAGGCAAAAATACAGTTGAAAGATTGAAAACAGACGACTGATTCGATTTCTAAAATCGAAAAACCAACAAGAAACGATTAGATGAAGGACTTCTTCGATTAAGACGATTCGAGGTTTGAGAGACTCACCGTGACGCGAATTTGACTCGGAGGATATCGCCGGAGAGAATTGATTCTTTTTGGTGAATCTAGGGTTTTTGAAAGTTGCAGGATCTTTTGAGGAGAAGAGGAGCGGAGACGATGGTTTGAGTTTTTATAAAAGACCACGCGGTAGGTGGGTCAACGGGATCGTGACACGTGTCAGAGAAGAGGTCTTAGTCTTTGGTACCCCACAAGTACAAAACGGCACGGTTGTTTTACTGTGTTCTGATTGCCTTTTTTAACATCCGCACTTCGTGGTGTTTTCATCGTACGTACGTACGATGATGTTTCCTCGAAGGAGCGTAAAATGTCAAAGTTAAAACGCTGCGGATGATGAATATTAGCCCATTGGGCTTATGTTATCTTTATTCACCccatttgttttataataatttgatttattttcaacCTCTACTACGTCCATTACCAGACCGATTCCGAGTTACATTCATTACAAAACCTGATTATAacatgtctttttagtttttgtacCAACTTTTtactgtctctctctctctagattagTAAACAACTTTTCGACTTTTTATGCTTTCTACTAAAAGTCCTCTCAGATCCTGTCCTAGCTCTTCTTCAATCTTGACTTTAGTTCTCTCTTCTTACTCCTAACCATTATTACGAGTGCTATCAGGAATGAGTTAGTGATCTGTCTTTAAGCTAATGGCTTTCAGATGATTCGCTGCTTCCTTCTCTTCATCCTCCGATCTGGGTTTTGATTTTAACTTTATACCCAAGTAAGAAGCTAGTAATTAGGGTTTAGAGGTTTACTCTCTTCGTGAATCGTCGCAAAGGTACAAACTTTTTGGAAAATTCGGACATGATTCAGCTACTGTTTCTAATTATGTTCGTGGAGGGTGCTATTACATTCTTGTTGCTGATAAAGATTGGTCCTTTGAGGGAGCTTGTGATTAAAAGCCTTGACCAGATGAAGATGGGGAAAGGTCCCGCCACTGTGAAAACCATAGCTGGAACCATGGCTGTTATCCTCTTCTCCAATCTCATGAGCATTGTCAAGATCCAGAACAAAGGTGCGAAGCTCGGGACTATGTCTCCCATGGATCAGGTTCTTTGGCGAACCCATTTGCTTGAAGCTTCTCTAATGGGTCAGTTCAGTTTggctctttctttctttcttgcttCTAAGCAGAACCATAAGAGGCCTTGTTAGTGAATAGTTCAGTTGAAAATTTAGTTGTTGGGTTTTGGATTAGTTATGGTTTGCTTATGTGGTAATTGAGGTTGATGCACTCAATACTTGTTTTGAAAATTGTTAGAGCTTTTGCAAAGTGGACGTTATGAAAACCTTAATGATCTCTATGCAGGAGTGGTACTTTTTCTTGGCTTCGTAATTGACAGAATGCACCACTACATGAGAAAGCTGATCAGTTTACGAGGCAACGTTGGATCATCTAGAGAAGAACTTGAACAGCTCCAGAAAGAGAGAACCGaactgaaggagaaggaggagaagGCGTCCAAGGAAGTCAAGCAGCTTCAAGAGAAACTGTCATCTATGTCAGAGAGACTCAAGAAAGCAGAGATGGAGTgtaaagagaaagaaaagaagctGGAAGCAGCTGAAACGCATGTCGCTGCTCTTCAGAAACAGTCTGCAGAGCTGCTTCTGGAGTATGATAGTTTGCTGGAAGATAACCAAAAGCTCCAGAGTCAAATTTTGGGGAAAACTAAGAGCTAATGTAAGAATTGCTGGGTTTGTCATTTTACCAAGGTTGTTTTTTTTGGAGTATTGTTAACAGTGGTGATTGAGAAGAGAGTTTTCTTTAATGAAGGGTTGCAGTTGAGTTCTTGCATCAGTCTTGTATTTGAGTATATGGTGGATGTTGAATGTCTGATTGCTTGCAAAGATcaatttagattttaaattacAGATGatgttattgttattttatcacTCTTAAAGTTTACTAAGGAGAAGGATCatgattaaaaaaatggaaCACTACTCAATGGAGACTAGAAAAAAACGCCGACTGTGGGGATCGAACCCACGGCCACGGGATTAAAAGTCACGcgctctaccactgagctaaGTCGGCTACTGATATatcttgttttgtttattaatttaaaggCAAACAACAAACACGATTACATGTGTATTTCATTTGTGCTTGTAATAAAGCTTGGTCTGTTATCATTTATCAACACTGTCCAGCTCACACACTCTACCGATTGAATTATTTACCAAATGGAACACAATTTATTTCCAACCTTCTTGTGCGGTTGTGCCCATTTGCTTTCTACTAGATTCCAACATTGGGTTTGGATCATTCAATATCAATGGCTCTTCTCTGTGTTTAAAAAAAGGTTACAAGTTTGCAACTGTTTTAGAGAAAGGCAAGAGTGATGATGCAGCTTCTGGTCTCCCCTCCGATCTTTGGCTGTCTTTCTTGGTAACAAATGCTTAAGCCcatttttgtttgttctgtAAAAATCAGAATAAAACGATGAAACTTGTGATGAGAATTTTTAGCCTCAAAAATTTCCACATAATATACTGATACTAGACTTTATATAATGTccacataatataaaatataaaattatattttcaataattttaattttatcgcCCTTTCGTGTATAGAAAGTTGGGCAGAAAACTAACGTTACAGTTGGCAGAAAATAATGAAAACAAAGAGATGAAGTGATAATTGggttataaataaatactcCATTAGAACAATTAAGGAGAAAAATCGCGAGAAAAGAGGATGCACGACATCGAAACTACAAAGCGTGCTTCGCACTGAatggtcttttttttcttacacaggaaaaaaaaaatatctcccatctctctctctctcataaacagagaagaagagaggatATAAATATTGACCACTAGAGAAAGAAACTCGCCGCTTGGTAGCAGTAAGCAGTAAGCACTATATCTCGAGCCGCACTAAGGTCAGTGGAAACAACTGCTCTTTTAagtatatactagattttgacccgcgctttgaaagcgcgggattTGTTTTCTGTTAAGTTAACATATCAAAACATGTTTATTTCGATTGTATTAGgaaataaaattgtaagatGTGTAATTATGTTTCGAGATTCATAGTTGACAAAACTGTTCATATATTTGACTTAAGGCCTGGTGTAACCGCAACGGGTTATGGTTGAGGTTGGACGGATGGTTGCGGTTTTACGCGATATTCATGAACATTATACTATTGGTACTACGGTTAGAACTTGGTgcttttaacaatatttatattttatataattataaaaatattaaacatcataatattataataaatataaaaattatatttataaaattatattttttattttttaaaaaattatagaaaagatttttattttaataatttataatataaattaaaatataatagatatattttagtatttctattatttcaattttaaatttttatttttattgttgtatttatattttttgaaaagaagaaaaaaaatttaacttcCCGCAACTCCTGCAAACGATAGCtgaaaccagcttttgaatttaagagGTTTAGAACGGTTTGAAGCTGTTAAGAGCGGTTTGAATGATTATTGCAAAACACCAACAACCGCTAACAACCGTAAAAGTTATGTTTGCGGATGGTAGCGGGGAAATCAGTCATGCTCTTAATGACAACATAAATCTCTAGTTTAGCAGTATAGATTTTATATCGTTAactaaaacacaaaataaattatgatttCTATACCTTTAGAATTTTAAACTATGCATAAATATAATCTTAcacatataatatttatgttttaaagtGTAACTTAGAAACACAGTATGATTATTGTTCTTTTGCTAGAAATAGAATAACATGGTTTTTTATCTTAaccattaaatttaaaaataataagttttaatgttttaatagAAATACTTTACAAACGTATTTTTTGTATAGATTgtattaaatatgtaaaatataataattttttttaaaaaaatattcttatttTCTAGATAAAAAGTATTTCTTATCTTAATTATCccaagattttattatttaacagTTACTTTGTATAATAGTTAAATAgttgatataaatcaaaaagttaatttaatatttatatattaataaaataaattaatctaTGCCATAAAATAAATAGAGTCTTCCATTTGCCAACATTGCATTCATCACCCAAAGACTTGAAATAGTTCTTCCTACATGTAGCTTGAATTTTTATCCCTGGAAGAACATATTTATTTTACCACAGATGTTAGTCCATGATCTCacgaaaaaatcaaaaaacatGTTAACATGTCTAAGTATTTACCTTTTTGTCTACAAATATTATTTCTGAAGTCTCACCAAACCTGGGATTGGATGGTTTCCAGGTATGCACCATTTTGGCGCTTGGATAAGCCACACCGTTTTCTATGGTTTAATATCATCAAGGTAAACAGTTTTTTGCTTGGAAGACattattatgaaaaaaatagaaaacagcGTGTTTGCTTTGAGGCTAGATGGCCAATATATATAGGAAACGTAAAGGGTGAGGGTTTAGGATATTCCTATTCAATTTAGTTAGAAAATATAGGCCGTTAGTTTAGGAAAATATCATAGCTTGAGAATCTAGGTTTTTCAAGTTATGGAAAATTAAAGATTTGAAAAAAAGATTAGCAACTACAATATTGATATGTTCAAGATATGGAACTATAACGATTGGTTGGGTATCTATAGTTTAGTATTTTCgatataggtttggtttaaaatgTTGCGCCTTTTTTGGTTATTGATCTGGAAAAAATATTTGCAACTACAATATATTGTACAGTTGTTAATCCCGTTTAATTCTCAAAATTTGGagatttattattcatttttttaatataccgGTATTTAAACCCAATAGTTATCCCTACATATGACTGacattttgtaaaaattaataatttaattaataaaataaacaaataattatttggGGTTTAGGGGTTCGTTTGTAGCTTCATACTGTACATCTAAAAATTGAAGCTTCCAAATCTATGAACACGAATGTTATATATACTTGAAGTTTATTATCGATTGCAATACAAATGTATGGTTGAAGTTAATGATTGTAATTAAAACATTGAATTACATATTAATAGATAAAACATTTGTATTGAATAATGtaagttttaattttgaaaCCTGCAGAATCCAAAGTTGtaagttttaattttgaaaCCTGCAGAATCCAAAGTTCGTGAGGAGAACACAGGAATTTAAATGTTCAAGTGTCAGTGCTGATGGAACATGATGAATTAAATTTCAATATACAATTTTCTgaacatataaaattaacaaaaaagtttatttaatcTTTTTTGATGGCTACGATCGAAGGAAGGACTTTGATATGTATTCTAGAGTTGTTGAATTTGTTAACGTcgtatagttttggtgtagatAAATAGATATGTTAATTGagtaaaataaaaggaaaaagatCAAAAATAGTTCCTGTTGAATTAAAAGGAGTAgtgaatatatgtaaaaaaaattcatagactaaaaatatttcaatggCAGAGATCtgtaaatatttcaaaactcCAAGGGGATTTCAAAAAAGgcccttcagttttaatagtattgatatgcTCTCAGTCTTCCATACCAGTCGTgcgtgtttttatatatatattttacaatggTGTTTGATTTATACATTTTCATTTTCTGAGCAATGGTTAGTTCTTCTGCGTGGACAGTGGAAGAAGATACGATGGACTACGGAGAAGATCGGTATGTTCTCTTATCCTTCTCGACTTTTCTGCTTTTTAGGCTCTGGATTTTACTGAAGATCGTTATGATTTGATGGTCATTGCTTGCTCAGTGCTGGGTTTTTGGGTTTGATTAGTTTCTGAGTTTAGTGTTAGGATGAAATCATTGTCGGATTTACTCTAAAAATGTGATGAAATCAAAATCTTATGTTGTTATGTTGTGACTGACCTTGGAAGTTGGAATATTATGTTACTATTTGCATAGTTTgagttttttagttaaaaatatgtttgatcATAAAGCGCCTTAACATGTAAATGTACTATGGGTTTGATCATGTGATGTGATGTCTAAAAAATTTGCAGTAGCCCCTCATGGAATTGGCGAAGTCAGTACTGTAATAATCACCAGCCGCAGTCTAGTTTCTGTAAGTTATTACATCACTTTTAAATCTTATAACATTTGTGATAAGCATATGACTAAATCGTTCTCTAACTCCAGCTGATGTGACGGAGTGCACGATGATTGAAGTCACATTAAACCAAGAAGATCACTCGTACATgttcgatgatgatgatgaatccaccaccccagtgAAGGCCTGTAGCGAGTCGGGTTATCATCATGTCACCACCTCAGATCAAACGATCAAGAAGCTGGATGTCCCACGTCAGACACGCTCTGCTCTAAAGAGGCGTCGGATGTTACAGTTCGAAGACCAGCCTATGGAAACATCCCACCTTTTCACCAGTGAGAGCTTCTCTTCAATCTTAAGATCAAGCGTTGTGAGTGTACAAAACCAATATCTCATCTTTAGCTATGAATCTAAGCAACATTTGTCAGGTATCTTTGATGTTTCTTCTATTAATGTTTAGGCTAGAGAGGAAACATATGATGAGCTTTTACCCGAAGGATCTCAGCTTATAGAAGATGCTTCTGCGTCAAGCATCGAGGGCCTTGATGATCTGTATGCTGACGAGTGGTATGTTGACTGCTTAAATGACCCTGAGGCTCCAACCCTACCTGATGACTTGTATtgtttcaatcttttttttttcactttagTATTATCCTATTTGCTTTTATTTAACTGATTACTATTGTTACTTTCTCTCTCAGAAGCTTTGGTTCCCCTGATGTCCATGTAGATATTTCAGGTCAGCTGCTTTCTTTGTTTTAGTTTCTCTCCTTTAGCTTTTCTTGCTAAAGTTCCTCTGTGTTTTGGCGCAGAGTATCTAAACCTCCCACCAGAAGCAGAAACCAATGAAGTTAAACGACCTGTGACTCGTTCTTCTCCAGATGTTATCTTCAAAGGTAGAAAATCTCTTGCAAGGCTAGCGTCTTCTGTCATCTATCCGTTTTCATTCATCAAACCATGTGGGGTTGATGGAGACATGACTCTCAAGGACATCAACCAGAAAATTCTAACTCCACCATCGAAACCAAAGGAAAACAAAGCAGAGACACTGATCCAAACTTCAGCCTTCTCTGGGAAACCTGTCGTTGGAAAGACTAAGATCCGCACAGAAGGTGGTAAAGGAAGCATCACGGTAACGAGGACTAGAGGCTAAAGCTATAATAAGTTAAGAGTAGAaagtattttttatgtttttaaacattTTGCCTTGTTCTCAGAGGCCCTTAaaaatcatgttcttgtttcattttggtatatttaggccatgttcgtttgctcacctaggtgatccatctgggtgaagatgcaaattgatgttcgttttgtgcattataatggtacatccagatggatcacccagctgaatttttaaaaactcatctcaaattctcacctAAATGAAAgtgagtcttgatggtgcatctggatgcagatgcatctagttcagtccaaaatgataaatgacaaaaatgatcttctaaaataaaaatattatttttaaaccgtaaattctatttttttgcatatacatttttccgctataaccaaaaaatgtattttcttgcaaaaacagaaaaacacattttcccgccaaaaccgcaagatgtgtttttccgccaaaaaacataaaacacacatcTTCATAAAAACACATATTTCAGCCAAACCAGTAAAACCACATTTTCGACCAAAAtcgaaaaaatgcattttcccgtcaaaacaaaaaaaaatgtatttttccgccaaaacccaaaaaacgcatattcccgccaaaactccaaaaagcattttccggccaaaaccgcaaaaagcatttttctgccaaaatcgtgaaaaatacattttctcgccaaaaccgaaagaacacattttctcgccaacaccgaaaaacacaattttctcACCAAAATCGGAAAACAAAATTATCCcgtcaaaaccggaaaatggaattttcctgccaaaactagaaaaacg comes from Brassica rapa cultivar Chiifu-401-42 chromosome A02, CAAS_Brap_v3.01, whole genome shotgun sequence and encodes:
- the LOC103854556 gene encoding protein XRI1, encoding MVEVGRMVAVLRDIHEHYTIGMHHFGAWISHTVFYGLISSSSSAWTVEEDTMDYGEDRSPSWNWRSQYCNNHQPQSSFSDVTECTMIEVTLNQEDHSYMFDDDDESTTPVKACSESGYHHVTTSDQTIKKLDVPRQTRSALKRRRMLQFEDQPMETSHLFTSESFSSILRSSAREETYDELLPEGSQLIEDASASSIEGLDDLYADEWYVDCLNDPEAPTLPDDLSFGSPDVHVDISEYLNLPPEAETNEVKRPVTRSSPDVIFKGRKSLARLASSVIYPFSFIKPCGVDGDMTLKDINQKILTPPSKPKENKAETLIQTSAFSGKPVVGKTKIRTEGGKGSITVTRTRG
- the LOC103854551 gene encoding E3 ubiquitin-protein ligase RNF4 — its product is MNAQELRATRGIRLRKTSFDLNVAPRDQEGTFAPGGNLQARLLPSSQPVPEMIDVDAIEDDVVESSASDFAEAISKLTGSRRRRLTVGVESGGTTNKRRRVPPNQPVIDCENVPDTSMAPPPPPPEEPKFSCPICMCPFTEEMSTKCGHIFCKGCIKMAISKQGKCPTCRKKVTARELIRVFLPTTR
- the LOC103854553 gene encoding uncharacterized protein LOC103854553, with product MIQLLFLIMFVEGAITFLLLIKIGPLRELVIKSLDQMKMGKGPATVKTIAGTMAVILFSNLMSIVKIQNKGAKLGTMSPMDQVLWRTHLLEASLMGVVLFLGFVIDRMHHYMRKLISLRGNVGSSREELEQLQKERTELKEKEEKASKEVKQLQEKLSSMSERLKKAEMECKEKEKKLEAAETHVAALQKQSAELLLEYDSLLEDNQKLQSQILGKTKS